TTGTAGATCTTCTCGAAAAATTTAAAGCAAAGGTCTATGTGATGAAGGTTATTTTGACCAAGGAAGACTGTCGAAGGCTTGGTTTAGAGCCTGAGTAGAAAGCATTCATACTTTTTACACATAGTCGCGATGACCACCATTTTTATATATAATGTGGTATTACAAACTCGATGATAAGACCGCCTGCCATAATGACATATTGCCCATCATGCCAAAAGCATACGTTGCATGAGATTGAGAAGGTTAAGAAAAAGAAGGCATCTGAATTGAAACAGGGGCAGAGACGATTTCGCCGTGTTACCGCAGGCTATGGAGGCTATCCGAGACCAAAACCAGAAGAAAGAGAAAAACCCACGAAAAGAGTGCTTTTGCGGTACAGATGCAAGGAATGCGGAAAAGCCCATCAAAAGAGATGCATAAGGGCAAAGAAATTTGAATTTAAGAGGTGAGCACATGGGAAATTTCGTCAGGGTTAAATGCAAGGATTGTAACAACGAACAAATTATTTTCAAAAAGGTGAGTACCGTCGTGATTTGCCAAGTGTGCGGAAGCGTGCTGGCAGAACCAACCGGTGGGATAGCAAATATAAAAGGAGAAATATCGGAGGAGTTGAAATAAAAAATGCCTGCAAAGAAAATTCCCGATAAAGGAGAACTGGTTGTCTGTACGGTTTTAAAGGCAAAGGGTTTTGGGGCATTTGTAAAGCTTGAAGAATACCCAGACACCGAAGGCTTCATTCACATAAAAGAAGTTGCATCTGGATGGGTAAAGCACATACGGAATTATGTAAAGGAAGGGCAGAAAATTGTATGCAAGGTGATGGAAGTTGACCCAACAAAAGGTTATATCGATTTATCGCTGAAAAGAGTGAATGAACATCAGCGAAGAGAAAAAACACAGCAATGGAAAAATGAGCACAAGGCAGAAAAACTTTTTCAGATGGTTGCTGACAGGATCGGAAAGAATGTGGAAGAATGCTACGAGAAATTTGGCAATGATCTCATAAAAAAATACGGCTCCCTATATGAGGCGTTTGACGAAGTAGCATATGACAATGAGGTGTTGAAAAAAGATGGTTTTAGCGGAGATTGGATATCTGCTTTTGAGGATGTTGCAAAGGAAAACATCATCATCCCATTTGTCGATATAAGCGGGTATGTGGAATTATTTTCTCCCGGCAAAGACGGTGTAAAGCACATAAGAAATGCCCTTAAAAAAATAGAAAAAAATTATGATAATGTTAGCGTAACGGTAAAATACGCATCTGCCCCCAGATATAGGGTGAGTGTAACAGCACCGGATTATAAGACGGCGGAGAAGGAACTGAAGGAATGTGCTGAAAGAGGGATAGAATATATAAAAAAGCATGGCGGCATGGGAACCTTTAAAAGGAAAATAAAATGAAGTATTGTACATCTTGCAAACGATATACTCTGGAGAATGATTGTCCGTTGTGCGGAAAAAAAACCACCCAGGTGGGACCTGCACGGTTTTCCCCGCAAGACACCTATGGAGAATACAGAAGGAAATTAAAAAAAGAGGAAAAATATGGCAAGAAAAAAATTGAAAATAGATGAATCAACTGTAATATATTCAGAAAAACCTGAATTGCACAATCCCATATTGATAGAAGGTTTGCCCGGCGTGGGAAATGTCGGAAAACTCGCAGCAGAACACCTCATAAGCGAGATAAAGGCAAAGAAATTTGCAGAGATATATTCAACAGATTTTCCTCCGCAGGTGTTTGTCAATCATGATGGTATCGTACAACTTGTAAAAAACGAATTGTATTATTGGAAAGGGGACATTGACCTCATCATACTGACGGGTGACTACCAGGGCCTATCGACCAGAGGGCAATACATACTCGTCCAGTCAATACTGGACATGGTCGAAAAATACGGGACAACGATGATATATACTCTGGGGGGGTACGGGGTCGGAGTGGATGTCGAAAAACCCCGCGTGACAGGCGCAGCTACCCACAAAAGTTTGATAAAAAAATTCAAAAAATATGGCATAGTTTTTAAGGATGAAGGAGGGGGTGGAATCGTCGGCGCCTCCGGTCTGCTTCTTGGAATCGGTAAGATGAGAGGGATGAAAGGAGTATGCCTTATGGGGGAGACATCCGGATATATGGTGGATCCAAACAGTGCAAGAGAGATTCTAAAGATTCTTACGAAGATCCTTGGCATTAAAATAAGCTTTTCAAAGCTGGAAGATAAAGCCGAAGAAATAAGCAGAATAGCAAAGCATATCAGGAATCTGGAGAAAACCGCAAGGGAAAAAGATACATCATCTGATAACCTCAGCTACATAGGATAAGATGGTACTGGCTTCAGCTGTTTTTTATTAAAACAAAAGATTGTTTCCGTTGATGATGAGCGAGGTACCTATGAATAGATGGCTGTCCGGAGATAGCTTGTGGGGCACCCTTATATGCAAACCGACAAAACCGACGGTGAACCCCCTCTGGCGCCCAAACATCCAGCCCATATTACTCATCGTATTTTTGCTGTCCCATATATAATTGGAACCAAATTTTGTTATTGTAACTCCGAGGTTATATTTGAAAAAGATCGGCCTGAACATCATTCTAATGAAGCTTCTATCTGATTTAAGCGGAATGTATATTTCCCCCCGCCCGTAGCTCACAACATAGTTGAAAATTCCCCAACCCCATTCCTTTTTATCAAATATA
Above is a window of Candidatus Thermoplasmatota archaeon DNA encoding:
- a CDS encoding 30S ribosomal protein S27e, producing MGNFVRVKCKDCNNEQIIFKKVSTVVICQVCGSVLAEPTGGIANIKGEISEELK
- a CDS encoding proteasome assembly chaperone family protein produces the protein MARKKLKIDESTVIYSEKPELHNPILIEGLPGVGNVGKLAAEHLISEIKAKKFAEIYSTDFPPQVFVNHDGIVQLVKNELYYWKGDIDLIILTGDYQGLSTRGQYILVQSILDMVEKYGTTMIYTLGGYGVGVDVEKPRVTGAATHKSLIKKFKKYGIVFKDEGGGGIVGASGLLLGIGKMRGMKGVCLMGETSGYMVDPNSAREILKILTKILGIKISFSKLEDKAEEISRIAKHIRNLEKTAREKDTSSDNLSYIG
- a CDS encoding translation initiation factor IF-2 subunit alpha, which encodes MPAKKIPDKGELVVCTVLKAKGFGAFVKLEEYPDTEGFIHIKEVASGWVKHIRNYVKEGQKIVCKVMEVDPTKGYIDLSLKRVNEHQRREKTQQWKNEHKAEKLFQMVADRIGKNVEECYEKFGNDLIKKYGSLYEAFDEVAYDNEVLKKDGFSGDWISAFEDVAKENIIIPFVDISGYVELFSPGKDGVKHIRNALKKIEKNYDNVSVTVKYASAPRYRVSVTAPDYKTAEKELKECAERGIEYIKKHGGMGTFKRKIK
- a CDS encoding RNA-protein complex protein Nop10, with product MKYCTSCKRYTLENDCPLCGKKTTQVGPARFSPQDTYGEYRRKLKKEEKYGKKKIENR
- a CDS encoding 50S ribosomal protein L44e: MIRPPAIMTYCPSCQKHTLHEIEKVKKKKASELKQGQRRFRRVTAGYGGYPRPKPEEREKPTKRVLLRYRCKECGKAHQKRCIRAKKFEFKR